The proteins below are encoded in one region of Vitis riparia cultivar Riparia Gloire de Montpellier isolate 1030 unplaced genomic scaffold, EGFV_Vit.rip_1.0 scaffold392_pilon_pilon, whole genome shotgun sequence:
- the LOC117909807 gene encoding germin-like protein subfamily 1 member 17, giving the protein MKKGVSFLVTVALIALVSSLASASDPGPLQDTCVAIDEPNDAVFVNGKFCKDPKMTMAEDFFSPGLDKPGNTSNQVGSNVTTVNVDKIKGLNTLGISIVRIDYEPYGENPPHTHPRAAEILTVLEGTLYVGFVTSNPENRLISKVLNQGDVFVFPVGLIHFQFNVGHTNAVAIAGLNSQNPGVITIAKAVFGSNPPINPDVLTRAFQLDKNVVDDLQSRFSSDNN; this is encoded by the exons ATGAAGAAAGGTGTTAGTTTCCTGGTAACTGTTGCTCTCATAGCATTGGTTTCCTCTCTTGCCTCTGCCTCTGATCCAGGCCCACTGCAGGACACCTGTGTTGCCATTGATGAGCCCAATGATGCTG TTTTTGTGAATGGGAAGTTCTGCAAGGACCCAAAGATGACCATGGCCGAGGATTTCTTCTCTCCAGGCCTGGATAAGCCAGGAAACACATCAAATCAAGTAGGGTCAAATGTCACTACCGTAAACGTTGACAAAATAAAGGGACTCAACACTCTTGGCATATCCATTGTTCGTATTGACTATGAACCATATGGCGAAAACCCTCCTCACACTCACCCTCGTGCTGCTGAGATCCTAACTGTCTTGGAGGGAACCCTCTACGTTGGCTTTGTCACGTCCAACCCTGAAAACCGTCTCATTAGCAAAGTCCTCAACCAGGGGGATGTATTTGTGTTTCCTGTTGGTCTCATTCACTTCCAGTTCAATGTTGGGCACACTAATGCAGTAGCCATTGCTGGTCTGAACAGCCAAAATCCAGGTGTAATCACCATAGCAAAAGCAGTGTTTGGATCGAATCCACCCATCAATCCTGATGTTCTCACAAGGGCCTTCCAGTTGGATAAGAATGTGGTTGACGACCTTCAATCACGCTTCTCGTCGGACAACAACTAA